The Actinomycetota bacterium region CAGAGGAGGCTCCGGGGAGGGGCTACCATTGGGGGATGGCTACCTTCCATCCCGAGCTACCTAGAGGCACCAGGGTATATGCCGGAATCGCAGCCAGTTTAAAGGAAATTCTGATCGGTCCCGCTCACGAAAATGACGGCACCTTAAATCTCTTTGGTGCCCTTAAAACTTCTATGGCTATTTGTGGATATGAAAACATCAAATCCTTCCAGAAGGCGGAGGTGATTGTGGCTCCATCCATCCAGACGGAGGGCAAGTTACTCCAGAAAATCCAGGGGATGACAATCCCCTAATGTTCGTAAATCGTTCACCGTTCACGGTTCACAGAAAATCTTTTTACGATACGGTGAACGGTCAAGGTCAACGGTGAACGAGGGGAATCTAATGACTAATTTAGGTGATTTGCAGAGGGTATTGGTAGTCGATTTTGGGGCCCAGTACAGCCAACTCATTGCCCGAAGGATCAGGGAGTGTAAGGTTTATTCGGAGATCGTTCCCTACGATATCTCCATGGAGGAGATAAGGAGGAGAAAACCGAGGGGATTGATCCTTTCAGGTGGACCCGCAAGCGTCTATGCAAAAGAAGCCCCGAGCTGTAACAGCGAAATCTTCAAGTTGGGTATCCCCGTTCTGGGGGTCTGTTATGGGATGCAGCTCATGGCTCACCTCTTGGGGGGAGAAGTGGCTCGAACCGGCAAAAGTGAATATGGTAAAACGAAGCTCGCCGCTCGAGAGGATACCTTGCTCCTTGATGGACTACCGCGGAAGCAGAATGTTTGGATGAGCCACCGCGATTCGGTGAAGACTCCCCCACCCGGTTTCAAAGCCACCGCCCTCACAGAGACCACCCCCATTGCTGTCATGGAAAATGATCGGGATAAGCTCTATGGTGTTCAATTCCATCCCGAGGTAATTCACACCCCATATGGTATGGATATCCTGAAGAATTTCCTCTACAATGCGTGCAATTGCATTCCCTCATGGACCATGGTCTCCATCATCGAAAAATCCATCGAGGAGATAAAGAGAACCGTGGGGGATGACAAAATCATCTGTGGTCTCTCCGGGGGAGTGGATTCAGCGGTGGCAGCCATCCTCGTCCATAAAGCCGTCGGCGACAATCTCACCTGTGTCTTTGTTGACCATGGACTCCTGCGTAAAGGCGAAGCAGAGCAAGTCGAGGAGACCTTCAGGAAGCATTTTCGAATCAATCTCATCCACGTCAAAGCCCAAGAGAGATTCTTGAATAAACTTAAAGGTATAGTAGACCCTGAGTCTAAACGCTTGATAATAGGGGAAGAGTTCATTCGAACCTTTGAGGAGCTGGCGAAAAAGCTTAGGGAGGTTAAATTTTTGGTTCAAGGCACTCTCTATCCCGATGTCATTGAAAGTGGTACGAAGGATGCGGCAAAGATAAAAACCCATCATAACGTGGGTGGACTTCCCCTTAAGCACGATTTTAAATTGATTGAACCCCTGCGGGAACTTTTTAAGGATGAAGTTCGAGCTTTGGGTGAGGAATTAGGACTTCCGGAGGAGATCGTCTGGCGTCAGCCTTTCCCGGGACCGGGTCTCGCCATCAGGATAGTTGGGGAAGTCACCGAGGAACGGTTGAACATCTTAAGGGAAGCCGATGCCGTAGTTGAGGAGGAGATAAAACGCGCCGGACTTTACAGGAAGCTCTGGCAATCCTTTGCGGTGCTTCCCTGTGTGCGTACCGTGGGAGTGATGGGAGATGAAAGAACCTATTCCTATCCCATCGTCGTTCGAGCTGTGATCTCCGAGGATGCCATGACCGCCGATTGGGCTCGTCTCCCGTACGAGGTTTTGGAAAGGATTTCCAACCGCATTATAAATGAGATTCCCGGGGTAAACAGGGTCGTGTACGACATCAGCTCAAAACCTCCCAGCACCATCGAATGGGAATAATAGGTAGGGCTAGGAGGCGATAATGAGCGAAATCGAAGAGAAGATTGAAAAATTACGAAGTCAAATAGACGAGATAGATCTGAAAATTGTGGAGTATCTAAATAAAAGAGCTGAGCTCGTCTCAGCTATCAAACAACTCAAGATCGAAGGGGGACTCCCCCACCTCGATATCGAGCGGGAGAGGGAAATCCTGGAGAAGGTCACCGCCTCAAATGCGGGTCCCCTTAATAGGGAAGCCATCCTGAAAATCTATCGAAGAATACTAAAATGCATGAAGACCATGTGATTCCCATTCTACCTAAAGATTTCCTCGCTGAAAGCTACACCATTGGTAGAATGCCCAGCTGGACAAGGGCGAAGTATGCGTAGAGCAGTAGAAGGAAGAAACCCTCCAGGCGTCCAACCTTATGCCCCATGGCATAAAAAAGCTGGAGAATGATCGTTCCCAGGATGAAGTATGGGATGGTAAAGTCTTGAATCAGAGGACTCACCGGAATCGGCGAGACGATGGCACAGACCCCGAGGATGAACAGTCCTGTAAAAATATCGGTACCATAGACGTCGCCCAGGGTGACCTCCGTGTGCTTATCTAACGCAGAGAGCACTCCTATCGTGGTTTCAGGGATGGAAGCCCCAATTCCAATCAAGATCAAGGCCATTATCACATCGGGGACGTGGAAAGCCGCCGCGAGCTTGAGTCCACTGCGCAGGACCAGTTCAGCACTGCCGAGCATGATCAGTGTGATGAACAAAAGGGCGAATATCTCTTTACCTTTGCTCAGGCGCTTCTTTAAGGGAGTGACTAATCTTTTCTTTCCTCTTTCCTTGTGGTAGACCGAATAGATATATGGGAGATACAAAGCTACTAGGGCTATTCCTTCCCAGCGATTTATACCACCCCGAGCGAAGATGAGTAAGATGGCACTGGAAAGTAACAACCAGGTCCCATCCCTCTCCTCTATGACCATTTTCACATGAAAGGGTTTAATGAGAGCAGCTATTCCCAGCACCACAAGGAGGGCAAAGATGTTGGATCCAAGGATCGTTCCCAAGGACACACTGGAGGTATGTCTCAAGGCTGCGAAGAGCGAGATCAAAAATTCCGGTAAAGAGGCAAGAATCGATAGCCCGAGGAGGGTCACTGTGATTTCGGACACGCC contains the following coding sequences:
- a CDS encoding chorismate mutase, which translates into the protein MSEIEEKIEKLRSQIDEIDLKIVEYLNKRAELVSAIKQLKIEGGLPHLDIEREREILEKVTASNAGPLNREAILKIYRRILKCMKTM
- a CDS encoding sodium:calcium antiporter: MSFLYFLVFIIFIFILSKSSNAVLIRVKRIARLLGVSEITVTLLGLSILASLPEFLISLFAALRHTSSVSLGTILGSNIFALLVVLGIAALIKPFHVKMVIEERDGTWLLLSSAILLIFARGGINRWEGIALVALYLPYIYSVYHKERGKKRLVTPLKKRLSKGKEIFALLFITLIMLGSAELVLRSGLKLAAAFHVPDVIMALILIGIGASIPETTIGVLSALDKHTEVTLGDVYGTDIFTGLFILGVCAIVSPIPVSPLIQDFTIPYFILGTIILQLFYAMGHKVGRLEGFFLLLLYAYFALVQLGILPMV
- the guaA gene encoding glutamine-hydrolyzing GMP synthase; translated protein: MTNLGDLQRVLVVDFGAQYSQLIARRIRECKVYSEIVPYDISMEEIRRRKPRGLILSGGPASVYAKEAPSCNSEIFKLGIPVLGVCYGMQLMAHLLGGEVARTGKSEYGKTKLAAREDTLLLDGLPRKQNVWMSHRDSVKTPPPGFKATALTETTPIAVMENDRDKLYGVQFHPEVIHTPYGMDILKNFLYNACNCIPSWTMVSIIEKSIEEIKRTVGDDKIICGLSGGVDSAVAAILVHKAVGDNLTCVFVDHGLLRKGEAEQVEETFRKHFRINLIHVKAQERFLNKLKGIVDPESKRLIIGEEFIRTFEELAKKLREVKFLVQGTLYPDVIESGTKDAAKIKTHHNVGGLPLKHDFKLIEPLRELFKDEVRALGEELGLPEEIVWRQPFPGPGLAIRIVGEVTEERLNILREADAVVEEEIKRAGLYRKLWQSFAVLPCVRTVGVMGDERTYSYPIVVRAVISEDAMTADWARLPYEVLERISNRIINEIPGVNRVVYDISSKPPSTIEWE